The Streptococcus sp. oral taxon 431 nucleotide sequence AGGATATAACCATAATCAGCCTACCTTTTTCAGCACCATATTTAAGGATAAACGGTAGTTGAATAGCTGATATCAAAACACTTGCAAGTAATGTAATTAGTGAGATAAATATGATATTATCTATCGACATCTCACTTTTAATTACCAATTGAACAAATAAACATACTGAACCGAATAGCCCAAACACAAATGCAAAAAACAATTTACTCAATACAAAGCTACTCTTTTTAATAGGCATTGAAAAGGCAAATTGTTCAAACTTCGATTTCGTATCATAACCAAAAGCGATAGCAGTTAAAATTAACGGTATCATTGTACAAATAAGCGGTATCATAAAAATTTCATTTTCATATACCCCATACACAACGAGTGCAATACAGAGAGTAATCGATAATAGTAGTGTTTTCTTTAAAGTAGCTATATCTTTTAATATCAATGCAGTCATTATCTTTTATCTCCTTTCACAAAATAAATCATAATATCTTCGATAGATGGTTTTTGTAATCTTATTTCATCCGGAACAAGATTTCTTTTAACAAGTAACTCTTGTCCAAATGAGTGTATCCTTCTCCCAATTATGGCTTCCACATTAAGATCTTTAACTTCTTCATTAGATAAAGTACAGATACCATAGTTTTCCTTGAGTTCATCCTTTGGTTCAACAAAAAGAACTTTACCATCATTGATAAAAGCAATATAATCTGCTACCTTCTCTAAATCGGATAGGATATGTGACGATATTAAAATTGTATGATTTTCATCTTGCATAAAGTCAAGAAGAAAATCTAAAATTTCTTCCCTTACTATTGGATCCAAACCACTCGTAGCTTCATCCAATATAAGAATGTCTGCATTATGAGATAAAGCTACTGCCATCGATAATTTCATTCTCATTCCACGAGAATAACTTTTAATAAACTGCTTTTCTGATAAATTAAATTTCTTTTTTAGTTGATAGAAAAAATCTCTATCCCACTTTGAATAAACCCTGGAACAAAATTTTTCCAAATCAACAAGTGTCATCTCTTCTGGTACTAGTAAGTCATCAAACACTACTCCGATTTTATCTTTCAATTCAATACTGTTAGGATTATCATAACCTAAAATTTTAATTTCTCCTGAATCTTTCTTAAGTAATCCTAACAATAATTTTATAGTTGTACTTTTACCTGCTCCATTTTGACCAATGTATCCGACGATAGTCCCTTTAGGAATAGACAAATCTATCGGTCCTAATGTAAAGCTATCAAACTTTTTAACCAAGTTTTTGATTTCAATAGCATAATCACTCATATTTCCCCTCCATGTAACTACTAAACATCTCTACCAACTCATCATTGGATACACCTGCAATTGCTGAAAGCTCAACAATATCTTGCATCTTTGATTCGATTCGTTTCAAATATTCTTCTCGAATAAGCTCTTTGTTCTGAGCCGCAACAAAATTACCTTTACCTTGAACTGAATTAATGAAACCATCAAGTTCCAGTTCATCAAAAGCTCTTTTAGCAGTTATCATACTCACTCGAAGTTCTTTTGCCAAAAATCTGATTGATGGCAATTGCTCGCCAACCTTTAATTCTCCCGAAATAATCTGAGCCTTTATTTGATTTTTTATCTGCAAATAAATCGGATCATCATTTGAATTATTAATTTGTATATTCACACTCCATATCCTCCTAATTATCCAACTGTTATCTCTGTTTCATCTGTTTATATTATAGCATAACAGTTATATTAGTTCAATATTTAACAATCTGTATGAATCATATTATCGTTTAAATTGATTACTTTTCGATTGCAATTTTTAATATAAGAAAAAGCCTTGAGAACAAGGCTTTTCTAAATCACTTTCGTTCACAGGTTTATACGTTTTTACCATCAACAGCTCCTATCATAATCGTATCATCTGTGAAAAAGCAGTCGTCCCTAACCAAGGGAAAATCCTTTGTTTTAATATTGTTCCATTCATAAACTGAACTAACAATATCTCCCACAATTGCTCCTAGCATGAGATTCCTCCTTACAGCATATCAGATTTCCAATGGATTGCTCTTTAAAAATGGTACCACCAAATCAACCCACTCTTGAGGCAGGTAAGCCGATAAATAGCCGTGGTTATAGCCCTTTGCTTCATACAAAATTGTATTTGAATGTAGCTGATGAAATAATTTCGCTGACTCTTTCACATAGTTCGATTCTTTTTCACCATAGATATACAGAACCTGCGACTTGCTTGCAGAAATCGTGTCCTTGAGCTTGTAACGCCCCATATAGGTTTTATAAATGGTCACTAATGTTTTGATAGGCATCCTTGGCAGATCCTCCAAATAATAATCTTTTATTTCCTCTGGATAAGCGAGTTTAGGATATATTTTGTTCATTATGCTTAACTGAAGTTTGCAAGAGAATTTACTAAACATTAGTTTACCAAATAGAGATACTAGAAAGATGCTTATTTTAGCCAACCTTGGTTGAGGAATACAGAGGCTTCCGTCTATGATGGCTTTCTCAGCTATCTCGCTGTCTAAGGACAAAAGCTCCATGGCAATTTGACCACCAAGTGAAACACCACCAATCGCAAACAATTTACCACCACAGTTTGCTTTGATATAGTCTAGAATCTCCAAAGCAGAATCTTCAGTTGAAACATAATCAAGTTGATATTCCTCGCCGTGGCCATTCAAAGTGGGTAGAATAATACGGTATTCTTCTGACAAGATTCGTGCTTGACGAAGATAATTCCACCAAGAACTGCCACCACCATGTATCAGTAAAATAGGAGGCAAATTCTTATCACCAAATTCATGGTATTTCATGTTTAAACTCCTTACTGTAGGAC carries:
- a CDS encoding ABC-2 transporter permease — encoded protein: MTALILKDIATLKKTLLLSITLCIALVVYGVYENEIFMIPLICTMIPLILTAIAFGYDTKSKFEQFAFSMPIKKSSFVLSKLFFAFVFGLFGSVCLFVQLVIKSEMSIDNIIFISLITLLASVLISAIQLPFILKYGAEKGRLIMVISYFTVFALSSLLKAKSDLLTNVVEFFLNNSRVMIFLGIVFVSIVIIGMSIKISILIMEKKEY
- a CDS encoding alpha/beta hydrolase, with protein sequence MKYHEFGDKNLPPILLIHGGGSSWWNYLRQARILSEEYRIILPTLNGHGEEYQLDYVSTEDSALEILDYIKANCGGKLFAIGGVSLGGQIAMELLSLDSEIAEKAIIDGSLCIPQPRLAKISIFLVSLFGKLMFSKFSCKLQLSIMNKIYPKLAYPEEIKDYYLEDLPRMPIKTLVTIYKTYMGRYKLKDTISASKSQVLYIYGEKESNYVKESAKLFHQLHSNTILYEAKGYNHGYLSAYLPQEWVDLVVPFLKSNPLEI
- a CDS encoding GntR family transcriptional regulator, with the protein product MNIQINNSNDDPIYLQIKNQIKAQIISGELKVGEQLPSIRFLAKELRVSMITAKRAFDELELDGFINSVQGKGNFVAAQNKELIREEYLKRIESKMQDIVELSAIAGVSNDELVEMFSSYMEGKYE
- a CDS encoding ABC transporter ATP-binding protein, translated to MSDYAIEIKNLVKKFDSFTLGPIDLSIPKGTIVGYIGQNGAGKSTTIKLLLGLLKKDSGEIKILGYDNPNSIELKDKIGVVFDDLLVPEEMTLVDLEKFCSRVYSKWDRDFFYQLKKKFNLSEKQFIKSYSRGMRMKLSMAVALSHNADILILDEATSGLDPIVREEILDFLLDFMQDENHTILISSHILSDLEKVADYIAFINDGKVLFVEPKDELKENYGICTLSNEEVKDLNVEAIIGRRIHSFGQELLVKRNLVPDEIRLQKPSIEDIMIYFVKGDKR